A genomic segment from Tubulanus polymorphus unplaced genomic scaffold, tnTubPoly1.2 scaffold_32, whole genome shotgun sequence encodes:
- the LOC141914504 gene encoding uncharacterized protein LOC141914504, translating to MGAVTEHQRHQHADLSLLGCAILCSTRYQTCNYMTYNSKNRICGIPFRHYSDVLVLYDLDIPRVPAEEMFMTDAWVLLFIASSGESDSSPGSIYDGWIGAPSTEEPPPGGVKHRCNCIWKSPIITKWSTLGFKKIKLSLYTAGHEVAFLEFDGAGSDAINWFSKSRLLSSTWTDLTSDSPTNYFSIEGDSSGNLRRRFFVNSNYGGCPADQLWMAVQDPKPVLGECSYDK from the exons ATGGGTGCCGTGACAGAACATCAACGACATCAACATGCTGACCTGTCGTTATTGGGATGCGCGATACTTTGTTCAACGCGGTATCAAACTTGTAACTACATGACTTACAACtccaaaaatagaatttgCGGGATTCCATTCAGACACTATTCTGATGTTCTCGTGTTATACGATCTGGATATTCCGAGGGTCCCTGCTGAAGAGATGTTCATGACCG ACGCGTGGGTTCTGTTGTTCATAGCTAGCTCTGGAGAAAGCGATTCATCCCCCGGTAGTATTTATGATGGGTGGATAGGTGCGCCATCTACGGAAGAGCCACcgccagggggcgttaaaCATAGATGTAACTGTATTTGGAAAAGTCCAATCATTACGAAGTGGAGCACATTAGGTTTTAAAAAG ATAAAACTCAGTCTTTATACCGCCGGCCACGAGGTTGCATTCCTAGAATTCGATGGCGCTGGATCTGATGCGATTAACTGGTTTTCAAAAAGTCGACTGCTCTCGTCAACATGGACTGACTTAACAAGCGATTCGCCAACAAACTATTTTTCAATAGAAGGAGA CTCGTCTGGCAATTTACGCCGCAGATTTTTTGTCAATTCGAATTACGGTGGATGCCCAGCAGATCAGTTATGGATGGCAGTTCAAGATCCGAAGCCTGTGTTGGGAGAATGTAGTTACGATAAA